A genomic stretch from Oncorhynchus tshawytscha isolate Ot180627B linkage group LG07, Otsh_v2.0, whole genome shotgun sequence includes:
- the LOC112253869 gene encoding integral membrane protein 2B, translating to MVKVTFNSSFGQRDLKKACNAEALIPEERDLEDGMRVRRQSKVWCWCMCLGLALMLSGVVVGGAYLYKSYIQQEDPVYFCGVDYRERDYMVQDEVALPSALRHIQESIRVLEEVELINVPVPEFSDSDPADIVHDFKSRLTAYLDLSLNKCYVIPLNTSIVMPPKDLLELLINIKAGTYLPQSYLVHEQMMVTERLENVDQLGYFIYSLCKGRDTYKLERRETILGREKREALNCRTIRHFENKFVVETIICEP from the exons atggtgAAAGTAACATTTAACTCGTCCTTTGGACAAAGGGATTTGAAGAAGGCATGCAATGCCGAAGCGCTTATTccggaggagagg GACCTGGAGGATGGCATGCGGGTGCGTCGGCAGTCCAAGGTGTGGTGCTGGTGCATGTGCCTGGGTCTGGCTCTCATGCTGTCCggtgtggtggtgggaggggcCTACCTCTACAAGTCCTACATACAGCAG GAGGACCCTGTGTATTTCTGCGGGGTGGACTACCGTGAGCGGGACTACATGGTTCAGGACGAGGTGGCCCTGCCCTCTGCTCTAAGACACATCCAGGAGAGCATCCGTGTGCTAGAGGAGGTGGAGCTAATCAACGTGCCTGTGCCCGAGTTCTCCGACAGCGACCCGGCCGACATCGTCCATGACTTCAAAAGC aGGCTGACAGCCTACCTGGACCTGAGCCTGAACAAGTGCTACGTTATCCCCCTCAACACCTCCATCGTCATGCCTCCCAAAGACTTGCTGGAGCTGCTCATCAACATCAAG GCTGGTACCTACCTTCCCCAGTCCTACCTGGTCCACGAGCAGATGATGGTGACTGAGCGTCTGGAGAACGTTGACCAGCTGGGATACTTCATCTACAGCCTCTGCAAGGGCAGAGACACCTACAAGCTGGAACGCAGAGAGACCATACTGG GCAGGGAAAAGCGTGAAGCCCTGAACTGCAGGACGATCCGTCACTTTGAGAACAAGTTTGTGGTCGAAACAATCATCTGTGAGCCttag